ACAAACGTCTTTCATACTTCCAATGGAATGGCGTGcttagataaagatattaagAAATTTACCCTCAAATCTGTCTGTATGAAACTTAATATTCTTTGTACCTATGGTTGTAGGTAATCGACTGCGTGAAATCGCTATGCATCGTGGACGCGGGCGACTACAACATCCAGCGCGAGACCAGCACACCGACGTTCAGGATGGACGGCGCCAAGCGAGGCAACCGCGGCTGGGGGACCACCGGGCCCCGCGGCGGCTTCGGCGGACAAGGGTTCGGCGCCAACCAGGGCTTCGGCGGAAACAGAGGTGGATTCGGCGGAACTAGAGGCGGCTTTGGCGGGAACCGAGGCGGTTTTGGAAGCGGCAATCAGGGCGGCTTCGGCAATGAAGGTCAAGGTGGCTTCGGAGGTGGATTCCAGGGCGGTTTCCGAGGTTCAGGCGGTTTCGGCAGCAACCAAGGAGGTTTTGGCGGTAACCAAGGTGGTTTCGGCGATAACCAAGGTGGTTTCGGTAGCAACCAAAGTGGTAACGGTTTCGGCCGCGGTGGATTTGGCAGCCGAGGGTTCGGTAATACAGGTTTCGGAAACCGCGGCTATGGTAACAGTGGCTTTAGAAGAGGCGGACGCGGATATTGGTGACCATTTCAGTAAATAGTAGGTATAATAGTGACAAATTGTGTGATCCCAGAGTCACTaaacttagaaataaattaataccataatatttgactgttttatttatcattggaatacaataaaaattagaataaattgaAACGATATGTTATACATgcattaaactaataaataacaaggaaaaatataattaatttcacatcAGCACAAAATAAGCAAAGGATTCTTCACACGGCGCAGCTGACGATTTAATGCGATATAACGACTACAGTTAATGCTAAAACCGTGTGAAAGTAgctaaattacaataaattaagaaaacaaggAAACATGATTGAATTATAGAAGCAAACACTATTACTAAAAGCCGCGTAAAACAGCATTTAAgtcaaattgtaaataaaaaaaagttggcTAAAAAGCCAAAGCCTTCGTCATTCAACCGGGTTCTGTACAACTATTAGTATAAAGTCTTTATCTGGCGCGACCATCACCTCACTTTTCTTGGTGCGTATCCTTAAAAACGTCAAATCGTTTGAAGGATCAAGATCTCTTACTACTGCCTTCGCTTTATCGACTAGAGAGCTCATTAACCCCGCGTATTGCACAGATACGTGGTTCTCAAGGGTAGTTTTTATAGGTATTCCTTCCCCATTCACCACAATCACTCCAGCAACGCCTTTGTGCATGGACAGCTTTCGCACAGTTTCTTCAGCCTCGTTTGCCATTGTTGATTATTATATTCAGATCTGTCTAATTTTCCTTCTTTAGATTATGCAGTCTTGAGGGCTTGTGATATTATGAATTTTGACGTTGACATGTAAGAATTTGAACTTGgaataacttttatttcttttttgtcacTTGGTATGTATTTTGGAAAAAGTTTGGTGTATTAAGTTGGGTTGATATTGCAAGTGGTTAACTCTTCAGAGTGCCACTTGACCATCACAACCGTCCTCTAGCAGAGGACGTTTCTCAATTGAAGCTGCGTACCGAAAGGGGAACACGGATCCCTATTTCTGAGGGTCTTCAGTCTGTCTATCCATCCgccaccagactgtatctcctGAACCCATATacctaaacagttgaaattttcacatatgatgtattcctgttgctgctataattacttaaaataaagttcGAGGTTCACCAATGGCTGTCAGTTTCTTAAGCCAACACAACTTCcggtttaatttgtttgttacgtGTTACACAGTAATTTCTaaaaaagtaagttattttATGCTATAACTaacttgattaaataaaatcaaaatcacattaatttaggaaataattaagtcatttttatacatgaaaaaaaaacattttattattttatgaatacattAAAAGCATAATTACATCTTATGATAACAGAAAGCATGACTAAACTTATTGCTTTAGTACTTGAATAGATAATACTTAGATCTTAATAAATATGGCATATAGAAATACTTAAGTAAT
This is a stretch of genomic DNA from Trichoplusia ni isolate ovarian cell line Hi5 chromosome 6, tn1, whole genome shotgun sequence. It encodes these proteins:
- the LOC113494805 gene encoding dynein light chain roadblock-type 2-like, whose product is MANEAEETVRKLSMHKGVAGVIVVNGEGIPIKTTLENHVSVQYAGLMSSLVDKAKAVVRDLDPSNDLTFLRIRTKKSEVMVAPDKDFILIVVQNPVE